The genomic DNA TCCCACTGCTCCCTTTTCCTCATCCTGCTCTCCAGCCAAGCATGATTCAGGCTCATGCCATTTGCAGCTTTGTGTTCATCCCTAATATTCTCCCTTAAACTAACTACCTTTCATACCCATACATCACAACTCATGGAGTTGCCATTTCTGCAAATTCCATGTCAACTACCATCACCCTAGTGAAAATTGTTTCACTTCAAGGAATGTCCATAGGGTTCTTCTCTACATCATCTCTAGTAGGAGGCAGTACCCGTAAGGAAAATAACTTTAGCATCATGTATAAATCATACATCTGATGTGGAGTAGTTGAAGGACCCTTCTAAGCTAccttcattctcattttctcGTCTGTAGAATGAGAACAATATCAGTAGCTGACACACAGGATTATTGATACGCAGGATTAttgaaaggaataaataaaattcatctgCTGTGCTTTATACAATCATCAGTGGAGTCCTTCTCTCTATGACATAATTATtcatacacatttcttttttattttaccccATATTTTTGCCCCATAAAGGTCCTTTTTTATGAAATCCATGGCTTATACATTACTATATTCCCCTTAGATCCCAAATGAATACAACACACAGTCATTACTTTTTGTTGATTGCATAAATAAACGAATGCTGAGTCAAATGCCTCTGCATCTAATTTCCGAACAAATTGTATGCTAAGAAAAATGTGGCAGTTATAAAGATATGGCATTTTGATGAATAATATATATGGGGTATAACTAGAATAATTGAGTACAATTCCCATTAGATTttagtgtatttttttatttttattttctccagaaTTCACTCTCTTATCCTTTTAAAGAacaatttgaaataaaacataaaaaatattatCTTGTATTTTAAGTGACTTTTACTGTTACATACAAATGAAACAATGGCATGTATCACTTTCTGTATTCTATTCCATAAGTGCAAAGTGCACTCTGTGAGACAGCTTTGTGTTCAGTGAGGAAAAGATGCCTATCTTCAGGTTCCTTATATAAACTAGAAGAACAGATCAGCATGTTCATGAGAGCTGCAACAAAAATGTGCCAGGGGCCCTGGGAATAGGAAGGCTGGCTAGCATGAGCCCAACCTAGAGTTTAGAGTCCTAACCCTCCTGCACATGTAGATCTAAATCACACCCTCTGGGTTATTCACCCATCTAGTATAATAGGAAGTTACTCTTCCCAGATACAAAATGACATCCTGATGCTATAAAAGAGTCCTAATTCCAGAAGACGAAAGATGTCTCCCATATGTCGAACTAGATGTAATATAACTGGAAACACAAATTTCATTCAGCTCACCTGGGAGGGCAAATTATCACAAGAGCCCCAAAATGATCACTGCTTTTCAGTAAGGTTTTTGTTCAGGACATCCAGTTCTATTTTATCTGGACTatgtactttttaaagtttttctttccaaaattcaTGGTAGTCCTTGcagaaaataatatatacttatttattgtatgttaataatatacataattatatatatatatatattagaacaAAGAACTACTTTGTTCTACAAATGAATTGGGgaatataaaaatagataagGTTAGAGTCTACCAGATGTCTCTTGGTGCCTAAGATTATTTGTTGCACATTAAATAAGATGTAGCTTTAGACAATACTAGCTGTAAGTAGGTTCTGTGCCATGCTGAACAAACATTGTGTTAAAGTGCAGTGTTGAGTTTCTTGTTATGAAAGAGGTCTCTCATTTTTCTCACACATCTGTTTCAGAATATGGTAAGTTGACTCTTTCCAGAGATAGATTTACTAGGACTCCAGATATTAATATGTGATCCTAAGCATCAAATAGTCTTAGGAAGCTAGGAAAATATTGGGTCTTAAACTAGGAAAATGTGGAGATGATTTGTTATTGTTAACCTCGTTATTTAAGACAGAGGGAACTCAAGAAGTGACCAAGGAGCATCAAAGGCCACTTTCTGGGGACAAGCTTGTATACCCCCTGGTGAGACTGTTTGTGGGCACTGTGTAATGAGGGTTCTGGGGGGGAAATATTGCTAAAATTGAAGTGCACAACCCTTAAGGAATATTCTGTGAGATGCTGGAGGTCATCATTTTCCAGTTCAAGCAGAAATGCCCTTTGGAGTTTTGAAAATGTTGTAGGCTTCTTGTTGTGATAATTTCTTTTGGATAGCTATCAATATTCTTTATAAAACATTCATTGAAAATACCTGGAACTGCCCTGGATGATAGAAATTTAAGATTCTCTCAGTATTTTTCTGAGACCTCTCCTCATTCAAAAACACATATTCAAacacttctgttttctcttagtttcatattttaaattatgtgtgtctctgtgtaggtGTGTACATCTGAGTAAAAGTGCCATGGGGGCCAGAAGACAGTGTGTTGGATCTCCTGATGCTGGGTTATAGgtgttgtgagtcacctgacaggagtgctgggaaccaaattcaggacctctagaaaagcagtgTGTACTCTAaccatgagtcatctctccagctcacctctgcttctttctgttgttgtttttcaagacagggtttctctttgtagtcctggttgtctggaactcactctgtagagcaggatgaactccaactcagagatccacctacctttgcctccccagttctggtgggccaccaccacctggctcacctCTATTACTTAATGCTTAAAGATTTCCTAGGATTTCAAAACCAAGTTCCAAATTCCCCATGTGTTTCTGAAATGCACTTTGAAATTAAAGCCCTttaatcttttttcttaaatttcccCCTAGTTTTCCTAgcaacatacttaaaaataaagattccATAAAGTAGTGATTATGGTCAGTGTTTTGGCTACATTCTGTTATCCACACATTTATTTCCTCAGAAATTTTGTCACATTATTACAGACTCAACTAAATATTTACTTCGTGTTCATATTTTAGTATTAATTTTTTGAACTCCCCTAAATACAACAGCTTTCAAATTAGCTAAGTGTAAGAGCTATTAGCTCAGCATTGGTgttccatgcctttaatcccagtactcaggaggcagagacaggcatatctgagttatagaccagcctgatctacaactGATCTacaagaatgagttccaggatagccagggctacacagagaaaccctgtctcaaaaaaaaaaaaaaaaaaaaaaaaaaaaaaaaaaaagaagaagaagaagaagaagagagatcaGCTGATTCCAACTTACACTGCAATTGTACATGCCCTAAATAAGGTAATTGCCAGCCATATGTCTACTAAGTCTAACAATGCCAGTTACTGAACTTCAACTTGATTTGACACCATATTCTTTGTGCTGTTAGAACTGGTAAATGAAGTTTAGCACTGTCTGCAAATGTAGTTGCCATACTTGGCTTTAGATAGCTAGGACTCTGTAACCTTCCTAAAACATGATTAAATCCTGCATCAGAGCAAAGAAAAGCACTTCTGATCTGTGGGAACTGGCCTTGGTGTTTCTGGGGGCTGGTCTGGAGGTCACAGCTAAGCCAGGGTGCACTTGATGAACATAAACATCACAGAACACCATCATCTATGATGACACAGTAGACAACTTAATAATTTGATCTAAGCGCAGACAAAAGCAAGGTCATGAAACACTAAACACCCCCTCTCCTGGCTAAAGTGGGTAAATGATGCTTCCTTACAGCCTTAGCTTGCTGTTGAAGCAGTTGTTAAATTTACCAGTGCCCAATAGCATATTTCCAGCAGATTCTGTTGCACAGCAGTTTTCCTTCTTGAGTCATGAAATTATGCAAATCCTGTTACCAAATCCTGATCCTACAATTAGTCCTTTGCAACCCAGGCCACTAGAATTGCCACTCCTCTTCCCTTACAGTGAGCAGTCAACCAGTGGTTCTGTTGCAGGTGTGCACCGTTATGAAATCTAGAGCTCAGTTTCTGTGAATAGTGACCTGTACCTCAGTGGAGATGGGAAAGACTTTTGTAAATTGTAATGTTCTATTAAGATGCTAATGtgttttttattgatttctaGCTTGGAGTTTTGATTTTTCAGCAACACAATCCAAGCCCTCAAGTATTtagcattcttttaaaatacattcagtggcatttttaaaaaatatattcaatggctgcgtgtagtggtgcatgcctttagtcccagcacatgggaggcagaagcaggtggatctacaAAACAAGtaccaggacatccagggctgttacacagagaaaccctgtctatgtACATAGTGAGCTTTACCATGCTCTTGGAAGAAGCATGGCCttacagagaagcttcttcttggcCCCTTTCTAATGCCTAGTGGCACTGGTTCTAGAATAATGGCAAGTAGCACCCATAGCCTTCCTTAAAAGCGGTCATGGGCCCATAGCCAATGTAAGAAGTAAGTAACATttgctcttttttaaattttttaattattattatatttggtAGAGTTTTAAATTAATAGTAGAGTTTTAAATTATCATATTGCCAATACATTAGGAATAGGCTTTTTTCATTCTATAATATTACTGTTCTGTGTGTGCTGAGGACATTATtgtaatttattctttcattattaGGGTAGGTGTTGGAATGAATGAATTTACAGTCAGTTCCCAATTCACTCTACCAAGCAAAGTTCTGGAGGTTAAACCCATAATGCTGagtggggcgggggaggggctAGAAATAAATCCTATCCCCGCCTCCcctccacccacaccccccctcccccgtaaAATGAGTGTCTCCTGACACCATCTTACTGCCCTtcaaaaaaaactggaaaaaaatcccaGGTTTCTAAATCACTTGGTACCCTATGGAAAACATGCTGGCTTGTGATTGTACtttatgtaaacattttaatataggATCCCTAAAATCCAGAAGCTCCCCGAAGGGGATTAAAGCTAATCCCCTTTCTCTATTGCTGCAGTAGATTAACTGTGCGCTCTTTGGCTGCTTTGCTCCCCGGAGGCTACAACAAAAAGGTCCTGTGCTCCTCCAACAATCTACGGAATTGGGAGTTGTAATTGGAGATTGGCAGGGGGTTGGGGAAGCATCCTTCTAAGGTTGAATGTTTCGTTATGTGTCTTTCTTAAAACCTTCTTATAAACTCCCAGAAAATCGCAACCCAATAGAAAGAAATTGGAGTGGAATCAAAAGGCAGCGCAGCCCCGTTTTAGAAATGTGTTCCCAGCTAAAAGCTCCCGAGCTGTGTACGTACAATTCGTGTTGTATTTCAGTAAACCAGGGAGTATAGTTTGGTTAACTCCTctcatgattttctttattttttcaattttcccAATTTCTTGTTTGGATATGTTAAATTACTTTTTAGGAGAAGGAAGCtctccatttttaatatttttgatgaCTGTTTTTCTCCAAATGTCAGACTCCTTAAAACCTAAGGCAGCACGGTCGGTGTTTAGAATGAGCTTCCCTAGGTTgttttgatggtggtggtggtttgtttgtcttttgacaaGCCCAGACACTTTGTTTCAGATGTGAATACAACGAATGTTTCTGAAAGGGAACAAGGAAACCCGCGCTTGTTGTAGTGCTGTGGTGGCGCAAGGGTTAAGGGAGCGGTTCGAACCCGCGGGCGGGCACGAGGGATACGAGGAGGGCCCCGGGGGCTGGAGGCGCCGGCTTGCGCGGACCCTCCAATAAACACAAAGGAGGGCCTGGGGAATAGAAACCCAAATCCACTTGTAATCGTACAAGAGATTCGGGCGTAATTACTTGAGCAACCTAGATTAAGATTGATGAGCCTTTAAAGTAGCGCTCCAGACCAGTCGCCTCGccccttggaaaaaaaaaaaaaaaaaaaaaaaaaaaaaacctcccacaAGCCGCTGAGGACACAACTCCGCTAGCTGCACACGGAGTCCGGGGGCGGTCTTGCTAGTCTGTAAGTGAGTCGGACCGCTGAAAACAAGTGTCCCCGCTTAGTCTATGCGGACCGGACTCCTTAAACCCTACCAAAGCCGATCTAGGCCTCCAGGTCTCCCCTCCGAAATAGCGGGATTCCGCGAGACCGCTGGCTCCACGAGCTTTCCCGGCTCTGGCCGGGGCCTATCTGCACTGAAGACTCCCCCTGGTCTCCTGTCTCCTGCTGTGTGCAGTAGCAAAGGGCGAGCATTAATGACTAGGCTCTGTTGCTTCTTCCTAGAACCTAAAAAACATCAACAAAGCCCATGTTACTTCTGAATTCTTTGTCGTATGTTTAGATCAATATCCAGAAGAGGGATTTAATTCCCCCTCGGGTCAGTATTCTAATTGAGGAAATTCAAGTGAGCACTTAACTCGGGTATGCACACTTTCCAAAAATCTACTGGGTCCAAAGACTGAGAAATTTcactttctgtcccctcttccaagaATGGTTTTGTTACAGCATTTTCATTTTTGGTGTGCTCTGTTGAGAAAATGACGGCTAaggtttttcttatttccttcataAGAATCCCAGTAGCTTTGTACTCCCACCAGTGAATGTATCCCACCTTAGGAcgcaaaaattaaaacaatcctTCCTAGCTCTTGGGATTTGTATATTTAGCCGCTTTCCTCTTTTGCTTCTATATCACCTCTCCTTGGGGTAGAGCCACTGCCAAAAGGATTGACTTATGAGATGGTTGGTCTTTGGGGGCATTACCCACTGCCTAGGGTCTCTTGGAGAGCCAGTAATGTTCTTTGGAGAAGCAGGGCCCCGAAGCATCCTTCCTGCTCTCCATTTGTAAGTCGGATAAAGGCAGTGCCTCACCAACCATGCGAATTTCTAAGCAGAGGATACAAACTTGCATGTTACGAGTCTCTTATTCAGCACCCTAAACTCTTCAGTTTTTATAGAATTACTCTAGTCTCATATAATGCTGAACAGACCTTACCTAACATGAAAAGACCTCGCATAACATAGGCAACATTTTTCCTAgtccatctttaaaaataaaaccctgccATACCCTCTGGAAGGGAGTTTGAGAGCACCAGAGAGACCCAGCCTGACTCACTGCCCCTGTCTTGCAGGCCCTGTGGTTCTCAGCACCCCTGCCCAGCTCATCGCTCCTGTGGTGGTGGCCAAGGGAACTCTGTCCATCACCACAACAGAAATTTACTTCGAGGTAGATGAAGATGATGCTGCCTTCAAGAAGATCGACACAAAAGTGAGTTATAGTGACTGCACAGCATTGGTGGCTTTGATGGCAGGATGTGGTTTTCggttttgcttggtttttaaTGACTGGAGAGATACACATATTctcagctttcttatagaaaataaaatgaatgaaataacacATGATTTCTTTCAGAATTGAAAATTGTATTAATGAGCTTAAATCCTAAGCTTAAATAGCAAAGTATGTGCATTTGAGCAGTCTTCCTATGTGCCTTTGTGTGCACTTGCGCAGATTTGGTGTTTAAGCCAGTTGCTCTGGGATCCATGGAGCACAGTGTCTCAGTTTCTGGGAAGACTAGGACAGGTCTTGTGAAATTTTGTGTTAATATCACATTTAATTTCCAAAAGTATATACTGCAATAtgaattattatttattgaaaggttataagggaactgggataggaGCCATTTACATATAATTTCATTTCCATTATTACATCCATTTTTCATCTCCTGAATTAAATGGATTTTACATATGGAtttaaaaggaagggaaggggattCTTTATAAGCTTTGATTTAAATGTACACACACTGGTACTTACATGCCATTCCAGAAGGTGCACATTTGGAGCATTGGAATGGCATACAGGTTTGCTGAATCTTGTCTTGTGGATTTAGCCtccttaaccatcagagaaaccctgcagccCAGCACCCTTCTGAGATGcatttttctagtttcttgttTATGCCACTGTAagttttgtaaattttttctGAGGGTAAGAGGTTGAGATAATGGGGTATTCTACTGGATAATTTACTGTAGTTTTGAAAAGATCTTTCTTTAAGTGACTTCAAAAGCTGTTCTAAAAATAGGTAGTCAGTCTTGTGCCttattaattatattaaagtTATATGCAGAAATGTCACATTATAGAACATTATTTGTAAATGAGCAAAGGAAATTCTAAAGTTTATCACCACCTGAATTAACTAATGCAGAGCCTTAGTCTCAGGCCTCTCAGCACTTGTTGATCAGTgagaaaccagcaaaggaccaTCTCACTTCCAGCTTCTAAAGCCGTGTGTGGGGTGTGTAATGAGTGAGTGTGCTGTGTTTAAACAAGTAAGAACTTGTCTTTATGTTTTGCAATTAGTTTCCCCTGTGTGGTATGAATGAATTGTGGTTTTCTGATTAATTTATTCAATACCACTGTGTCAAAATAGGTTGATAAAGTGTATTGGTTAAAAGATATATTCATCTTATTACTTAGATTTCATATCCAAAATTCAAAGTTTGTATTATGACTTTAAGTTAATTTTCTCAGAATTTGCTGCTTTTAAGCTCAGTAGTCTCTATTGTCATGATAGATTTTTGCCCCCTTATATTGTCAAGAAGCTACAGAAATACTAACCAGAAGCAAAGTCTGAAAAGTAGATTATAAATGTGTCAGTTGTAGAAAAGAACCATGTAGTAAATTAGAAACTGAGGAAATGGATATTTTCTATAGCTATTAAAAAAGAACCCCTCTAATGTGtctttttagtgatttttttagCCGGTTTgtcaaaatgtttaaaatactcCAGTTGATTTTCAAAAGGAAGCATTGcctcttaacaacaacaacaaaaaaatttaaatgagacaCAATGGAATTGggtattttacttcatttattttcttctaattaaataaaatcagcaacagaaattaaaatCTAAATCACAAAAGTAATTATCCAGTGTATTTCAAGtgcattttcaaatatatataattcAGATATTCAAGCGTTATTATATAAGCTGAATTCAaatttctttgaatatatttaaataacatttcaaGTATACTTACGGAATGTTAGAACAAGCaatatatttgaaacaaaatgtaaactttttttttgtaagttcaGACACTTCACAGACAGGTAAAGTACCAAGAGGAAATCTACCTTTAAATGCATCTCTGCTCGTGGAAAGTGTCTGGAAGTTTCCAAATGACAATTTCAGTTCTGTTCACCAAATCACAAAACACCAACATTCACACTTTGAAAGACAACATGAGAGCACAATTTTTGTTACAAATCAAAATATACATTACACGCTCCTTCCGATCCTTCCGATGGCACATCCAGGTCGGGTTTACTGGAAGGCAGATGCGCCTAAGTCTCAGGATTGCTGTAATCCTTTGACCGAGTTGGCCATGGTCTTGTATTCTTGCCCGCTGTTCTCGGGGTTTTGTACTTATCAGGGGAGATGCGAAAAGATGTGTGTGGTGTAGGTTTTCCACTGTGTTTCCCTActccattccctcctcttttAGGGTGTGTGAGATGATGCATAAATGTTGTGCTGTTACTCCTTTTAAAGGAAGAGATCTTTTGCACTGTCTCAGGAAATACTAATAGGAATCAACCAGGAAGTTTTCATTTTGTCGGGACTTTGAGAAGAGTGATCTTATCGGCCCTGGATTAGACCATCTTCTAGAGTTTTTCCAAACTTTTGGGGTTGGTCAGGATCTCTCTTGCCAGTCGCCACGTTTGTTTAGCAGCGTTTTCCAGAGCTGAGTGCGGTTTGCCTTGAAACAGATCTAAGTTTGGTAAGAAGTAGTGGGGACACCTCCGGCACTGCAGGCATGAGATGAGCTGCAGCAGAATTCCATTCAGCCGGTCGCCCAAGCAGGATTCATCCCAGTCCGACTCCCGAGGATGTTTCTCACACTCGTAGGACACCAGAGTCTTCATGTGGTAGTTGTTGAGGGGCTGTCCTGGCAACTCCAGGTGGCGGTCGCGTAGGGTTTTCAGGATAGAAAGACATTTTTTCCTGCAACCCCCCATTTGCAGCCTGTTCTCGGCCTCTGCAAACTGCAACACCCAAGCATCGCTCTCCGCCGAGCTCTGCTTGCCGGCCAGGGAGTGGCACTCCTTGGACAACAGATTGAACCCTTCGGCCTTGACCTCTGCCACCCGGTTGGGTCCAGGCCAGGGGATGTGGGGAAGCGGCCAGTGGGCAGCACTCCGCGGCCAGATCCCGGTGCATTTAAAGGCCGGGGTGATCTGCACCACATACCTATCGCGGATTCTCAGTTTCACTTCGCTCGTGTCAGCCACCATCTTTACTACATCCCTGTAGCTACACTTGTCCACCGCCTGAGCCACCAGCGTCTGAAACCTGGAGCGGATTTTGCGTGCGGAGAGGTAGCCAGAGGCAGTGATGAATTCTACCCAGAGGGACATGCTCCTCTTGCGACCATCGCTCAGCTTCAGCACCGCGCAGCCAGGCAGCGAGCCGTCGTCCACGAAGTTAAACACCCCCATCTGGTTCAGATAGAGTACCACCTCGAACTCAGTGGGAGAGATGACCTCCAGGCCCTCATAGCGGTTGTCCATCTCGTTGAGGGAGCTGATGAAGCGCGGTTCCTGCACCTCCACCTCCTTCAGGACGTCAGATACCACTTTGCAGACTTCCCTGATGGTTTTGGCGATGGCAGCTTTCCTGGCCTGGCATTTCTCGTTGTAGTACTTATTCAGGTGGTAGACCAGCTTGGCCTGGGCCGCGATCATGTTGGGGCAGAGATCCGGATTGTACACCGGAGTCTCACAATAAGCTGTGGGATCCAATGCGGCTGCTAGCGCTGGAGCCAACTTCGGAGGTGAAAGGGGGCCAAGCGCAAAAGGCACCAAGCCTCTCTCGGACAGGCTGCAGTGGAGGCCGCCCTGCCCTGCCGGCCTTTTATCCGCGAGCCTAGCCGGTCTTAAAGTGAAAGGCTGCACTCTTCTACTTTCTCCTCCGCTAAAGAATCCTTGTCTGAGAGAGACGCGTGCAGAGAGCACCTTCTccgtaataaaaacaaaagttgcGCTGAATCCCAACAAAGCTCTTCCAGTAGTCAAAATAGTCACCCTTTCCGTATTTATTTAAGTTTTCCCGTAATCATGGTATGTGCAGGACTGTTAATCAGACGGAGGAAAAGTGTGCTGAGTGTATGTCGGGGTGAGTGTGTGCCTGTCAGAAGAAGCTGCTGTTGGTTTGTGTAAAAGCCCAGATGCACTCGTGTGGAAATTATAAAGGCAGGGCCAGGCAGGCGGGCGGCCAATCGCCACTGGGCTCGTCACGACAGCCTCCCCCAGCTTCAGCCTGGCTAATTAATCCCCCCTCGTGGATAGAAGCAGAGAAACCAAAGGTAGGAAGCTGCTGCTGGCAGAAAACCACCCAGGCCACCTAGACAGGttggaaagcaaaagaaaatctgGCTTTGGTATAACTTGAAGCATATTGACACTTGGAAAAGATTTGGCCAAGAGAAGTGGCTCGCTGTGCTGTAAAGCCTGCTTGTCTGTTCACCTCTGATGAGCTATCCAGGTGTACTAATGGTCACCCACCAATTAGTGAAGTCAAAGGGGCTTTCTAGAACAGTGTCACTAACTTGCATTTAGAGGAAGGTAATTAATGCCCGTTAATCCTTGGGGTCTTTTTAAAGCAAGTTAGAAGTTTGCTTCTAACAGACTGCTAGCTTCAGATGGAGGAGTGCTCCCGGTTTTTCTCCATGTTGGGTGTTCCCAATCAGAACACTTTTCAAAACCTTAGGCGGAACATGTTCTCTTTTTACCTAGGTTTCCCCCCACTTTCATTCGCTGAGAGGAATCTGAAAATGACTGCTGAGTCGGGTAGATAATGTCTACCCAGTTAAAATAGGGGTGATTAAAACAAGCTCACCTGTCTTCGGTTCCCCCATCTGTAGCTAGACTGACCAGTGCGAAAATAACAAACAGCAgtgaaggctgtccactctttagGGGATGCTTTCCACAAGATCTCCGGGATTTAGATGAGCTAGAGGGAAGATTTAGATGAGAAGATTCGAAGAGGTGGGCTTAATACTGAGCACTTGAGGGTGTGACCATTCAGCCTTGTTTGTTCATTCAGGCTTGAAGAGAGATCTCCCATCTCAGGTATCCTTAGTGGTGATCAACAGTAGGTTGGTCCTAATCTTTTGGGATTTCATAATTTGATTACAGG from Cricetulus griseus strain 17A/GY chromosome 1 unlocalized genomic scaffold, alternate assembly CriGri-PICRH-1.0 chr1_0, whole genome shotgun sequence includes the following:
- the Mab21l1 gene encoding putative nucleotidyltransferase MAB21L1 → MIAAQAKLVYHLNKYYNEKCQARKAAIAKTIREVCKVVSDVLKEVEVQEPRFISSLNEMDNRYEGLEVISPTEFEVVLYLNQMGVFNFVDDGSLPGCAVLKLSDGRKRSMSLWVEFITASGYLSARKIRSRFQTLVAQAVDKCSYRDVVKMVADTSEVKLRIRDRYVVQITPAFKCTGIWPRSAAHWPLPHIPWPGPNRVAEVKAEGFNLLSKECHSLAGKQSSAESDAWVLQFAEAENRLQMGGCRKKCLSILKTLRDRHLELPGQPLNNYHMKTLVSYECEKHPRESDWDESCLGDRLNGILLQLISCLQCRRCPHYFLPNLDLFQGKPHSALENAAKQTWRLAREILTNPKSLEKL